TTACGCTTGGACACACGCGATAAACAAGATGAGTTTTTAGACAGACTAAAGATCCTAGCAAACTGCTTGACTGATGAAGTAAGTAATCCATCTATATGTTTGCCTTGCATTTATTTGCACTTCTTACAAAGTTTGCGTGATTTCAATTGTTCAGGGAATGTGGTATCGGGAGTGGCTCTTTGATATTACAATAATTTGGGCATTGAGTAAAGTTGGAAACACTACACAGGCACATGTATTGCTCGAGGGCCTCAAGTCCCGGttagttcttctttctcttttgtgacatttttcaaatgaaatttttgtttcttaactCATCTAATTCTAACAGAACATCTAAGATGAGCAAGAAGAAACAACAGTTGATGCAGAAAGCCATCCAGGTCAGTTCTTATTGATACTGACTTATAAACTATATGACACTACTTGAATTCTTTTATCATATCATAAGATCgcttttcttaatttaaatcaGGTTGCTGAAGCTGTTTATGAATATGGGAAAGGCAACTACAAAAAAGCTCTAGAACTGCTCGGTCCAGACTTTGACGCTGCTGACTATAAGGTAATGCATGTTCTTGCACTTATTGAAGAAAATACAGCAAAATGATTTTACCTCTTTCGTGTTCAAAATAGGTGATTGGAGCATCGGATTTACAGATGgatgtttttaatgaaatatggTACAAACTGTTGTTACTCAACGGCAAAACTTCTAGTGGTACACTCACGAAAACACTTTTCTTCAGCTTGTTTTTTCCCCTTTACAAAGCTAACTCTGCGTTTTAAACACATTGCAGCGATTAAAGTACTGGAGAAGAGGATCAGACAGAGAGATGGCGCTCCTTTCTTGTGGCGTTTGCTGGTATTCTTTAAGTCACTTTATATGTGCATAACTATTGATTCAGGATACTTTTATACGTCTACATGGAATGATTTGTTTTTACGGTTTATGAAACGTTGATGTGCTGTAACAGGAGAAGAGTTACGCTATGGAAGGCAATACAGAAGCTGTCATAACTGCGTGTGAGAAAGCCAAGGCGTTGGAAGCTTCATATTTCAAGTTTGATTGAttgaaccaaaagaaaaaacagcATCGTCCTGTCATCCTTTTGACATGCTTTTGCACTCTGTTACAATAATTTAACTCGTTATGGTCATATAGGTCAATGTAAAAATTGACCTTAAAGTTATGGTCATATAGGTCAATGTAAAAATTGACCTTAAACATTCTATGTAAATTTGGTTCATAAAAGACTAATAGACGTTCACGTAAGATTACAGGATTCAAATTGTCAATATGTAAGTTTTGTATTACTTTTTTCAGCAACATAAATAGACTCAAGGATCTGCTAACTAAATAGAGGAACTCTGTGTCTTTATGGACAAAATAGGACGATTGACTTCGTACACCGCGTGCAAAAGTGTCCCGCCTTTGTATTATGAATCCTGGGAATATGCCGGAGATGATGATTTTTTCAGTATGATGCATCACTAAGAACTTCCAAATGTCATTAGTTTGTGATTAATAGAAAAACAAATAGTGCTAAGACTTgttagtaatttttaaataactgtCACTGGACATGTTTCTTCATTTCATTTGAGAaatttttgatttgaattttttttttaaaattaacaaaaaaaaatcatggggAAATAGTGACATTTTTTGAaataatgttaaatttattcaaattaaaaagttattaaTATATTGCACAAAAAAATACCacatatacttataaaaaatttatttgaataaatttaacattctttcaaaaaaaattacttcATCCGTTTCACAATACTtgatgttttagaagatttgtgttgttttataatagatgatgttttgatattttaatgtt
The window above is part of the Brassica napus cultivar Da-Ae chromosome C8, Da-Ae, whole genome shotgun sequence genome. Proteins encoded here:
- the LOC106361950 gene encoding tetratricopeptide repeat protein 38 isoform X2, which gives rise to MDEDVALELHSKLLKKFPKDLLSWKRVEILCFYMGRPDLSLPLFKKIIPENRDQDYVFGMLAFPLLELGHLAEAEKAARKGYEINKNDSWAHHCLCHVLQTECRFKEAVEFMEGCAASWDSCSSLRYSHNWWHVAVCYLEGGSPLSKVQEIYDHQMCKELEKEDAVATDVYMDALGLLLRLDTRDKQDEFLDRLKILANCLTDEGMWYREWLFDITIIWALSKVGNTTQAHVLLEGLKSRTSKMSKKKQQLMQKAIQVAEAVYEYGKGNYKKALELLGPDFDAADYKVIGASDLQMDVFNEIWYKLLLLNGKTSSAIKVLEKRIRQRDGAPFLWRLLEKSYAMEGNTEAVITACEKAKALEASYFKFD